From a region of the Panicum virgatum strain AP13 chromosome 2K, P.virgatum_v5, whole genome shotgun sequence genome:
- the LOC120696106 gene encoding uncharacterized protein LOC120696106, with protein sequence MDHRALLARVEDQKTTKKKTVVSWASWLPQSGRICEWATINGSLCAMDWLTSNPLDLNSMTPSQVAGGLAVLRAMLWCGVAGAVLALRRQPAAKKEPGLALSFVAQAFTAATHCARIWLVCLLVATAEGDLLLRFIVAAGVLIFAGYDLICFVALLRRAVGVEEEEE encoded by the exons ATGGACCACCGTGCCTTGCTTGCTCGTGTGGAAGACCAGAAGACGACCAAGAAGAAGACGGTGGTGTCGTGGGCCTCGTGGCTGCCTCAGTCCGGACGGATCTGCGAGTGGGCGACCATCAACGGCTCCCTCTGCGCCATGGACTGGCTGACCAGCAACCCGCTTGACCTCAAC AGCATGACGCCGTCGCAGGTCGCCGGTGGGCTCGCCGTCCTGCGCGCCATGCTGTGGTGCGGCGTGGCCGGGGCGGTGCTGGCGCTACGGCGGCAGCCCGCCGCCAAGAAGGAGCCCGGCCTGGCCCTCTCCTTCGTCGCGCAGGCGTTCACCGCCGCCACCCACTGCGCGAGGATCTGGCTCGTCTGCCTCCTCGTCGCCACCGCCGAGGGAGACCTCCTCCTACGTTTCATCGTGGCCGCGGGCGTCCTCATATTCGCCGGTTACGACCTCATCTGCTTCGTggccctcctccgccgtgcagttggagtggaggaggaggaggaatag
- the LOC120682693 gene encoding aspartyl protease family protein At5g10770-like gives MVALAVLVLAALASLRHGDAAAAEGSGPKWHVVSVSSPLPSTACTAAKATSKTSAVRLVHRHGPCSPLQARGHAPSHEEILERDQDRVDSIRRRVAGAPAISDVARAPEGVSLPAYLGTSVGTTNYIMTVGLGTPARNLSVEIDTGSDLSWVQRVPCARCYGQQDPLFDPARSSTYSAVPCGAPECRELDPYTQSCAAGRRECRFEVTYDYSHAGGAVARDALTLAASRALPSFVFGCGHDGAGLFGETDGLFGLGRGRMSLASQAATKYGAGFSYCLPSSPSAEGYLAFGGGVAAPANAQFTEMASGPEPWSYYLNLVGVKVAGREIGIPPAVFAAGGTIIDSGTVITLLPPRTYAPLRSAFVRSMAGYRRAPPLSLLDTCYNFTGQARVKVPAVELVFAGGATVSLNARGVMYVSTVSQTCLGFASTGDETSVNILGNTQQKTLTVVYDVAKQRIGFGAKGCN, from the exons ATGGTTGCTCTCGCGGTGCTAGTGCTAGCCGCTCTCGCCTCGCTCCGccacggcgacgcggcggcggcagagggcaGCGGGCCGAAGTGGCACGTCGTGAGCGTCagctcgccgctgccgagcACGGCTTGCACGGCTGCGAAAG CAACATCAAAGACGTCGGCTGTCAGACTCGTGCACCGGCACGGCCCGTGCTCGCCGCTGCAGGCCCGCGGCCACGCGCCGTCCCACGAGGAGATCCTGGAACGGGACCAGGACAGGGTCGACTCCATACGCCGCAGGGTCGCCGGAGCGCCGGCGATCAGCGACGTGGCCCGTGCCCCGGAGGGCGTCTCTCTGCCAGCGTACTTGGGGACATCTGTCGGAACCACCAACTACATCATGACGGTCGGCCTCGGGACGCCGGCGAGGAACCTGTCCGTGGAGATCGACACGGGCAGCGACCTGTCGTGGGTGCAGCGCGTGCCGTGCGCGCGCTGCTACGGGCAGCAGGACCCGCTCTTCGACCCGGCGCGGTCGTCGACATACTCCGCCGTGCCCTGCGGCGCGCCGGAGTGCCGGGAACTCGACCCATACACGCAGAGCTGCGCGGCGGGCCGCCGCGAGTGCCGGTTCGAGGTCACCTACGACTACTCGCatgccggcggcgccgtcgcccgcgACGCGCTGACGCTGGCGGCGTCCCGCGCGCTCCCGAGCTTCGTCTTCGGGTGCGGCCACGACGGCGCGGGGCTGTTCGGCGAGACCGACGGGCTCTTCGGCCTCGGCCGCGGCAGGATGTCGCTGGCCTCGCAGGCGGCGACCAAGTACGGCGCGGGCTTCTCCTACTGCCTGCCGTCGTCGCCGAGCGCCGAGGGGTACCTAGCCTTCGGCGGCGGAGTGGCGGCGCCCGCGAACGCGCAGTTCACGGAGATGGCGAGCGGGCCCGAGCCGTGGTCCTACTACCTCAACCTCGTCGGCGTTAAGGTCGCCGGCCGGGAAATCGGGATCCCCCCGGCCGTGTTCGCGGCGGGCGGCACCATCATCGACTCGGGTACGGTGATCACCCTGCTGCCCCCGCGGACCTACGCCCCTCTGCGGTCAGCCTTCGTCCGCTCCATGGCCGGCTACAGGAGGGCGCCTCCGCTGTCCCTCCTCGACACATGCTACAACTTCACCGGGCAGGCGAGAGTGAA AGTACCGGCGGTGGAACTGGtgttcgccggcggcgccaccgtGAGCCTCAACGCTAGAGGGGTGATGTACGTGTCGACGGTGTCGCAGACGTGCCTTGGCTTCGCGTCCACAGGGGACGAGACGTCCGTTAACATCCTCGGGAACACGCAGCAGAAGACCCTCACGGTGGTGTACGACGTGGCCAAACAGAGGATCGGGTTCGGTGCCAAGGGCTGCAACTGA